Proteins encoded in a region of the Babesia bovis T2Bo chromosome 4 map unlocalized Chr4_2, whole genome shotgun sequence genome:
- a CDS encoding putative small nuclear ribonucleoprotein E codes for MVGRKDKLQQIMTQPINQIFRFFTSGTRVQIWLYDQPNLKIEGKIRGFDEYMNMVLEDVEELYVKKQERRALGTILLKGDAMALITAAP; via the exons ATGGTGGGCCGTAAAGATAAGCTCCAGCAGATTATGACCCAGCCGATC AACCAGATCTTCCGGTTTTTCACGAGCGGGACTCGCGTGCAGATCTGGCTTTACGACCAACCTAATTTGAAGATAGAAGGCAAGATACGT GGATTCGACGAATATATGAACATGGTTCTAGAGGATGTAGAGGAGCTCTACGTAAAGAAGCAGGAACGCAGGGCTTTGGGCACTATTCTGTTAAAGGGTGATGCCATGGCTTTGATCACCGCGGCGCCATAA
- a CDS encoding putative lysyl-tRNA synthetase, giving the protein MSNKVEIDANEYHKLRVATVQEWRRNKTAYPHKFTTNMNIEEFINKYDHLTAGQYVENEEVRIAGRITRMASSSSKLRFYDVRSNGVRLQVFVNYEYHNASSGDFMEIHNSLKRGDVVGIVGFPGRSKRGELSIFLREVRLLTPCLHMLPDKSGLKDPDTRFRQRYLDMIMNEDAMNVMFTRSRIVSYTRNFFSQRGFMEVETPTLNVQCGGASARPFISHHNDLDIDLFLRVAPELPLKMIVVGGFEKVFEIGKCFRNEGIDMTHNPEFTSCEFYWAYADYNDLIQLTEEYLSSLVLELHGGYTLPYHPDGPEGPEIILDFKPPYDRISLIDALKQGTGIDFVPPYNSDENCEKYREAIKAAGLEMPKPATPAKLLDKLVGHYIEDRIGNRPAFIMDHPQCMCPLSKWHRSKEDLCERFELFVCGRELINAYTELNDPFKQRECLQEQSKAKSMGDDEAQDVDEGYCVALEYGLPPTAGWGVGLDRLTMFMSDRNNIKEVLFFPTMKPLPTNTPSSGSKSGSTATEKEAESASTACPAPSTPSEAAE; this is encoded by the exons ATGTCGAACAAAGTAGAGATTGATGCGAATGAATATCACAAGTTGCGCGTTGCAACAGTCCAAGAATGGCGTCGAAACAAGACTGCCTACCCACATAAGTTCACG ACCAACATGAATATTGAGGAATTTATCAACAAATATGATCACCTCACTGCTGGTCAATATGTGGAAAACGAAGAGGTGCGCATTGCAGGTCGCATTACTCGTATGGCCTCCAGTTCTTCGAAATTGCGTTTCTACGATGTGCGCTCCAACGGTGTAAGATTGCAGGTTTTCGTAAACTACGAATACCACAATGCTAGCAGTGGCGATTTTATGGAAATACACAACTCATTGAAACGTGGTGATGTTGTGGGTATCGTTGGTTTCCCAG GCCGTTCTAAGAGGGGCGAGCTTAGTATATTCTTGCGCGAAGTTCGCCTGCTTACACCTTGCTTACATATGCTTCCCGATAAATCTGGTCTCAAGGATCCGGATACAAGGTTCCGTCAGCGTTATTTGGACATGATAATGAATGAAGATGCAATGAACGTTATGTTTACCCGTTCTCGTATAGTATCATATACTCGCAACTTCTTCAGTCAACGTGGTTTCATGGAGGTTGAAACTCCAACTCTTAATGTACAGTGTGGTGGAGCTTCAGCGCGCCCCTTCATCTCACATCACAACGACCTGGACATTGATTTGTTCCTACGCGTAGCTCCTGAGTTGCCCTTGAAAATGATTGTTGTTGGTGGTTTTGAAAAGGTCTTCGAGATTGGCAAGTGCTTCCGCAACGAGGGCATCGATATGACTCACAACCCCGAATTCACTAGTTGTGAGTTTTACTGGGCATATGCTGATTACAACGACCTGATACAATTGACTGAGGAGTACCTTAGTTCACTGGTTCTTGAATTGCATGGTGGCTATACTCTCCCTTACCATCCAGATGGCCCTGAAGGACCCGAGATCATTTTGGACTTCAAGCCACCGTATGATCGCATTTCACTAATCGATG CGCTTAAGCAAGGTACTGGTATCGATTTCGTCCCACCTTACAACTCGGATGAAAACTGTGAGAAGTACCGTGAAGCCATCAAGGCAGCTGGACTCGAAATGCCTAAACCTGCTACACCCGCCAAGTTGTTGGACAAGCTTGTAGGCCACTATATAGAAGACCGCATTGGCAACCGTCCTGCTTTTATAATGGACCATCCACAGTGCATGTGTCCCTTATCTAAATGGCACCGTTCTAAGGAGGACCTATGTGAGCGTTTCGAGCTCTTTGTTTGCGGCCGTGAACTCATCAATGCATACACTGAGCTCAACGACCCATTCAAGCAGCGCGAATGCCTCCAAGAACAGAGCAAG GCTAAGAGCATGGGTGACGACGAAGCCCAGGATGTTGATGAAGGTTACTGCGTTGCTCTTGAATATGGGCTACCTCCAACTGCCGGTTGGGGTGTTGGTCTCGACCGTCTAACCATGTTTATGAGCGACCGCAACAACATTAAG GAAGTTCTCTTCTTCCCTACGATGAAACCACTGCCTACTAACACTCCATCTTCTGGATCTAAATCCGGTAGTACTGCCACTGAAAAGGAGGCTGAATCAGCTAGTACCGCCTGCCCCGCGCCTTCCACTCCAAGTGAGGCCGCCGAGTGA
- a CDS encoding 3'-5' exonuclease family protein: MDMFVDLLDSQLQTPEEYGLLTSQDEGSIPVESHLNKLITAASDAAKASNLLPTEIDYSVLVNDSSFSSRLFGLSSKCTDTFSAIDPLFRKIGFEDYDDILSTQALEALSEEIYLGLSVHHNDPQQAVSDFLKDENYPSKIKTTTEITTQRQGGNVARKNQSNDFESRLDHFPLEIHSESYKRVRKHRQHRWNHLIDNFSLRLLQRRRFPKFNPLDPSGSGLGIRTDYPGPVESDPGLERRFVPKVYPSYDYLEGYTYPKERMPALTHPYSAELNALDWSTNFERHSHRGFKTLGGGSLMDPHINFTGPSGSCKRCKLVQTLEELESMITLLKKCSIVAIDVEHHSTQSYRGFVCLVQITGADDDWVIDPFSIFDEMWRLNDVTTDPRILKVMHGAESDILWLQRDFGVYVVNLFDTLKAADVLCLSCGHSLSSLVRHFLGIHLDKSYQLADWRIRPIPRDMLTYATADTHYLLDLYSALKNTALEQDLKYNIPGMVGCFDNHIWRIMLASKKVCLRQYRDPVFNEIPRAFQALRKNRQCPSKVDSLSLNMMLNLISFRNYAARVLDESDSFLFPDYAAVIVAMAADSKNTAENFYRAMVRRLPLLDQEIPYLLKLRNTLGDTLRMISSSGLTLTEPVSLSSINNILNSGKSVSLGKHKFASPRRNQTRKRQSQYGNRKREGIIEISNSLQKPLTLESQNALLSTRFSTNHVKPPPRPIPRTTPVMSSKMQATNALLSSNNYLVPLGITEMSLNEIMRDLSAGGVRLYNRSRRGLRRGKVNITPKGTSEEPNPPKERVVRDRGYRRNAYRDKANMESATGSKIDSGIDKRAVTNAEPVTEDVEKSEEDAGTRTRRRRRRRPRNSGNRLDKEVVAQGNDV, translated from the coding sequence ATGGACATGTTTGTTGACCTCTTGGATTCGCAGTTACAGACGCCTGAGGAGTACGGCTTGTTGACGTCGCAGGATGAAGGGTCCATTCCTGTGGAGTCACACTTGAACAAGTTGATTACTGCCGCCAGCGATGCTGCCAAGGCGTCAAATTTACTTCCTACGGAAATTGACTACTCCGTCCTGGTGAATGATTCTTCCTTTAGCTCGCGTCTCTTCGGTCTCTCTAGTAAATGCACAGATACCTTTTCTGCTATCGACCCTTTGTTTCGTAAAATAGGCTTTGAGGACTATGACGATATTTTGTCAACTCAGGCTTTGGAGGCGCTTTCAGAGGAGATTTACTTGGGCTTGAGTGTTCATCACAATGACCCTCAGCAGGCTGTTTCTGACTTCTTGAAGGATGAAAATTATCCTTCAAAGATAAAGACTACCACTGAGATAACAACTCAACGACAGGGCGGTAATGTGGCTCGTAAGAATCAATCAAATGACTTTGAATCTCGCCTTGATCACTTTCCTTTGGAAATTCACTCGGAGTCGTATAAGCGGGTCCGTAAACACCGGCAGCACCGATGGAATCACCTTATAGACAACTTCTCTCTGCGCTTATTGCAGCGTCGACGTTTCCCTAAATTCAACCCGCTTGACCCAAGCGGTAGTGGGCTTGGTATTCGTACTGATTATCCAGGTCCTGTGGAATCAGATCCTGGTCTAGAACGTCGATTTGTGCCTAAGGTATATCCTAGTTATGACTACCTTGAGGGTTACACCTACCCTAAGGAACGGATGCCGGCCTTAACGCACCCTTACAGTGCTGAGCTGAATGCTCTTGATTGGAGTACTAACTTTGAACGTCATTCCCACCGTGGTTTCAAGACACTTGGTGGAGGTAGTCTAATGGACCCTCATATTAACTTTACGGGTCCTTCTGGTTCTTGTAAAAGGTGCAAGCTAGTCCAGACTCTTGAAGAGCTTGAGTCTATGATTACTTTACTAAAGAAGTGTTCTATAGTGGCTATTGACGTAGAGCATCACAGCACCCAGAGTTACCGTGGTTTTGTATGTCTGGTTCAAATTACTGGTGCCGACGATGACTGGGTGATTGACCCATTCAGCATCTTTGACGAGATGTGGCGCCTGAACGATGTGACCACTGACCCTAGAATACTGAAAGTCATGCATGGAGCAGAAAGTGACATTCTATGGTTACAACGTGATTTTGGAGTGTATGTAGTTAACCTGTTCGACACCCTAAAGGCTGCGGATGTCCTGTGTCTAAGTTGCGGTCACTCCCTATCATCGCTGGTCAGGCATTTTCTGGGTATTCATTTGGACAAATCATACCAACTGGCTGATTGGCGTATAAGACCAATTCCCCGAGATATGTTGACGTATGCTACCGCGGATACGCATTACCTCCTTGATCTGTACAGTGCCTTGAAGAATACGGCACTTGAACAGGACCTCAAGTACAACATCCCCGGTATGGTTGGTTGTTTTGACAACCACATCTGGCGTATCATGCTGGCCAGCAAAAAGGTGTGTCTTCGCCAATATCGTGATCCTGTGTTCAATGAAATACCTCGTGCTTTTCAGGCACTACGTAAAAACCGTCAGTGCCCTAGCAAAGTGGACAGCCTGTCTCTCAACATGATGCTAAACTTGATATCGTTCCGCAACTATGCAGCAAGGGTGCTTGACGAGAGTGATTCATTCCTATTCCCCGACTACGCTGCTGTGATAGTGGCAATGGCAGCTGATTCAAAGAACACTGCCGAGAATTTCTATCGTGCAATGGTTCGTCGGCTACCCCTGCTGGACCAGGAGATTCCTTATTTACTCAAGTTGAGGAACACTCTAGGTGATACTTTACGGATGATAAGTTCCAGCGGTTTAACCCTCACCGAGCCAGTGTCGCTATCGAGtatcaataatatattgaattcTGGGAAATCGGTTTCCCTTGGGAAGCACAAGTTTGCTTCTCCTAGGAGAAACCAAACTAGGAAACGGCAAAGTCAATATGGAAATCGTAAACGTGAAGGTATCATTGAGATCAGCAACAGTTTGCAAAAGCCGCTCACGTTAGAGTCCCAAAATGCTCTTTTGTCTACTAGGTTTTCAACTAATCATGTAAAGCCACCCCCTAGGCCCATCCCTAGGACCACCCCTGTGATGAGCAGCAAGATGCAAGCTACCAATGCATTGCTCTCATCAAATAACTACTTGGTCCCTCTTGGTATCACTGAGATGAGCTTAAATGAGATAATGAGGGATTTATCAGCTGGTGGTGTTAGGTTGTATAATAGGTCACGTCGTGGGTTACGCCGGGGCAAAGTTAACATAACCCCTAAGGGTACATCGGAAGAACCAAATCCTCCCAAAGAGAGGGTTGTTAGGGATCGCGGTTACAGGCGCAATGCATACCGGGACAAGGCAAATATGGAAAGTGCCACCGGGTCTAAGATAGACAGTGGTATTGACAAGCGTGCTGTAACGAACGCTGAACCCGTTACTGAGGATGTTGAAAAGTCTGAAGAAGACGCAGGAACGCGTACAAGGCGTCGTAGACGTCGTCGTCCTCGTAATTCTGGCAATCGTTTGGATAAAGAAGTGGTGGCTCAAGGTAATGATGTGTGA
- a CDS encoding putative integral membrane protein, translating to MKGLLRHRINGVQKFKRDEHFLYLRQYEPPGAKESRAGSDRPCHPVNDQSQWDSFLKLQRNSSFIQPSSDAPVRKRIRRLTVAAACFTTVVFATASAIGVFW from the coding sequence ATGAAGGGTCTTCTAAGGCATCGTATAAACGGGGTCCAGAAGTTCAAGCGTGACGAGCACTTTCTGTACTTGCGCCAGTATGAACCTCCCGGAGCTAAGGAATCACGTGCTGGTTCTGATCGTCCGTGTCACCCGGTTAACGACCAGTCGCAGTGGGATTCATTTTTGAAGCTGCAGCGCAATTCGTCCTTCATACAGCCCAGTAGCGATGCGCCAGTGCGCAAGCGCATACGCAGGCTGACGGTGGCCGCAGCGTGCTTCACAACTGTAGTGTTCGCGACGGCGAGCGCCATCGGCGTGTTTTGGTAA
- a CDS encoding Exportin 1-like family protein: protein MFRSEVVASVFVAHEGSYAATQQLQQLVECRDESPLTVETHRHLTLTYDVLISLTQIPHNSSDEAVLAFVSTKGAAATRENYIECVDLLRFYGFTLLVKLFENNWHNMTEELKTRCKRDAECLFSGGRLEATVAAEYNALAIPKVTQYLATIAMREWPVGWTELIPFCLQSINARLNPLCNDANACKQTLAELRIFGGLLSEISADISDCMENKLLYKKRTQVLALLQNNICDIFLLIRRVIMLGMMNGHPQMQHMVITIFRNMSMNMEGFIFVAFDVDEFLRINANSQHRSDIIQTMHNICTNVVLKPLKNMPKHPEVDLSNESVYRTKLGRFLRNIVAVGESIPLDTSLDTACDELQLAQALKLLFDRNGIYVLGNVDTESLKLLCDYVIGRLVMHPSMQIAICAVNALNVMLRRMSSLGEGRLVGEYIAGQFVPNPAIRWLDHRRMLLILFIRSLKMGNAALQDDSTDQISSATMDAFIADAVSTPIVRAQRWSKLLFAYTPIDDEFCVGHLKTFEPRFASLRSAILNCVSLLCTVSHDYMNMSIKALADIFTTAQSVVMESPCVMGASACTMPGISEKRLQWTCKKLVLFDGTCFMFEAALSRLRSATIDATVTAENTKVPEWLQPAAASKVLHAAQAKSGGEMIDTWISSSMTYLLHMIGLQLPGVHCAQLEVRRLSMLSSSAHLLMYSPEPLERILEYVITLLLVKNAGPMQDNKVCKAALVTLIALCKNCSALVSPYVEPIVHRIRHCLAMAEDEMYRDLLLEALVALTSCLQNYETLKRLTHEIIAPHAEEIKALAAKLTSVKPDERPVLLFDILYGQNPSQHLEESQIGSPTRLEVLPSAKSIENTLDQGRRNLRRVLTMSLYIIRCAAMPQDDRKEASRHPLEDMLPELNASICTILAAMSGMWKPGFRTQSDWRKAVLSPGEEEWIALQGFNEAIASEDSLRKLVEAVFSIPANIDNKLVRKCRRHDFLLRQSALKLCGEIFATAAIQNSETIQTCQETIIAEALVEPLEWVSMFHLAQFLKFAMIPAKLSLRRILPKVIATISERINSEWKALNRVQRNLLGTDKEHESSEMVESRIMHLYYLRVYACIETGQQLMALVATLLRARSSQIIEPESQPGSDDVIMGSSDQISVVFGSRELLTSILQCLCSALCWPHCRCITEALRLLRTYAKTAVTLDKSSVKLFQAFGPEVLLVLHKQLQSQRTFDPLNLGNAEAHGSTTTAYKRFWSNTRDGSSNYIKEFVNTMCSLYEAMVKCHPGLSSVVVQGEVNVQALLNYSAIVEVIKLLMPYLQEHECLTFLTKVIAQNSIDSRSLLQAGVEANVANQDARTNAKMTQMNASVLETRSSKEIECCSTGESDDEFLGSDIAYLLFE from the exons ATGTTTCGAAGCGAAGTCGTAGCGTCGGTGTTCGTGGCCCATGAAGGCAGCTACGCGGCAACCCAGCAGCTGCAGCAGCTGGTAGAATGCCGCGACGAGAGCCCACTAACCGTGGAAACCCACAGGCACCTGACGCTGACGTACGATGTACTGATATCACTCACGCAAATTCCACACAACAGTAGCGATGAAGCGGTATTGGCATTCGTATCGACCAAGGGAGCTGCAGCTACCAGAGAAAATTACATTGAATGTGTGGATCTACTAAGATTCTATGGGTTCACATTGCTGGTGAAGCTATTTGAAAACAATTGGCATAACATGACTGAAGAACTTAAAACAAGATGCAAGCGCGATGCTGAATGTCTGTTCTCTGGCGGTAGATTAGAAGCTACCGTGGCAGCGGAATACAACGCATTGGCCATACCAAAAGTAACGCAGTACTTGGCCACCATAGCCATGAGAGAGTGGCCAGTGGGATGGACTGAACTAATACCATTCTGCTTGCAGTCAATCAATGCACGCTTGAACCCGTTATGTAACGACGCCAATGCCTGCAAGCAAACATTGGCTGAATTGCGGATATTTGGAGGCCTCCTTTCAGAAATATCAGCGGATATCAGCGACTGCATGGAGAACAAGCTGTTGTATAAGAAGAGAACCCAGGTCTTGGCTTTGCTACAAAACAACATATGCGATATCTTTTTGCTGATACGTAGAGTTATCATGCTGGGCATGATGAATGGCCACCCGCAAATGCAGCACATGGTCATAACCATATTCCGCAATATGTCAATGAACATGGAAGGATTCATATTTGTGGCATTTGACGTGGATGAATTCCTTAGGATCAACGCCAACTCGCAGCATAGATCggatataatacaaacgATGCACAACATATGCACAAACGTAGTATTAAAACCACTGAAAAATATGCCAAAGCACCCGGAAGTAGACCTATCTAACGAAAGTGTATATAGAACCAAGTTAGGGCGCTTCCTACGAAATATAGTAGCAGTTGGGGAGTCGATACCACTGGACACGTCCCTAGACACTGCATGTGACGAGCTGCAGTTGGCACAGGCCTTAAAGCTACTCTTCGATCgcaatggaatctatgTACTAGGCAATGTAGACACGGAGTCACTCAAGCTGTTGTGCGATTACGTCATAGGCAGATTGGTGATGCACCCATCCATGCAAATCGCAATTTGTGCGGTTAACGCACTGAATGTCATGCTACGCAGAATGTCCTCGCTGGGCGAGGGAAGACTTGTAGGCGAGTATATAGCAGGGCAGTTTGTACCAAACCCAGCAATAAGGTGGCTTGATCATCGCAGGATGCTATTGATCCTTTTCATACGCTCCCTGAAAATGGGAAATGCAGCTTTACAGGACGATAGCACCGACCAAATATCATCGGCAACGATGGACGCCTTTATCGCAGATGCAGTGAGCAcccctatagtcagggcACAAAGATGGTCCAAGCTGCTATTCGCATATACACCTATAGACGACGAGTTCTGCGTGGGACACTTAAAGACCTTCGAACCCAGATTTGCATCACTGAGGTCAGCGATACTGAATTGCGTATCGCTGTTGTGCACCGTGAGCCATGACTACATGAACATGTCCATCAAGGCACTAGCGGATATATTCACCACGGCGCAAAGCGTTGTAATGGAATCACCATGTGTAATGGGAGCCAGTGCGTGCACAATGCCGGGGATATCAGAGAAACGGTTGCAGTGGACGTGTAAAAAGCTGGTACTGTTCGACGGGACGTGCTTCATGTTCGAGGCGGCGCTGTCCAGGTTGCGGAGCGCAACCATAGACGCCACTGTAACAGCGGAGAATACTAAAGTGCCGGAGTGGCTGCAGCCAGCTGCAGCAAGTAAAGTGCTACACGCAGCACAAGCCAAGTCAGGTGGCGAAATGATAGATACCTGGATATCAAGCTCAATGACCTATTTACTCCACATGATAGGGCTGCAACTACCAGGGGTCCACTGCGCACAATTGGAAGTGCGCAGGCTCAGTATGCTTTCCAGTTCAGCGCACCTCCTGATGTATAGCCCGGAACCACTGGAACGGATCCTGGAATACGTCATCACGTTGCTACTAGTAAAAAATGCAGGACCCATGCAAGATAATAAAGTCTGCAAGGCGGCGTTAGTGACGCTAATAGCACTGTGCAAAAACTGCTCAGCGCTGGTGTCGCCATACGTGGAGCCCATAGTACACAGGATTAGGCATTGCCTGGCAATGGCAGAGGATGAGATGTATAGAGACCTCTTGCTGGAGGCACTAGTGGCACTCACGTCGTGCCTCCAGAACTACGAAACTCTGAAACGGTTGACACATGAAATTATCGCACCACACGCTGAGGAGATCAAAGCCCTGGCAGCTAAACTGACCTCAGTTAAACCAGACGAAAGACCAGTTCTCCTGTTTGATATACTCTATGGACAAAACCCATCGCAACATCTAGAAGAAAGCCAGATAGGATCACCAACAAGATTAGAGGTCCTCCCAAGTGCTAAGTCAATAGAAAATACTCTGGACCAGGGACGAAGAAACCTGCGAAGAGTACTCACGATGTCGCTGTATATAATTAGGTGCGCTGCAATGCCACAGGATGACAGGAAAGAGGCATCTAGGCACCCACTAGAAGATATGCTGCCGGAGCTGAATGCATCAATATGTACCATACTGGCAGCAATGTCAGGTATGTGGAAACCAGGATTCAGGACGCAAAGTGACTGGCGAAAGGCAGTGTTAAGCCCAGGAGAAGAGGAATGGATTGCACTCCAGGGGTTCAATGAAGCCATAGCTAGTGAAGACAGCCTCCGGAAACTTGTAGAAGCGGTTTTCAGCATACCCGCGAATATAGATAATAAACTGGTACGGAAGTGTAGAAGACATGATTTCTTACTCAGGCAGTCTGCGTTAAAGCTATGTGGTGAAATATTTGCCACAGCAGCTATACAGAATTCGGAAACTATACAAACGTGCCAAGAGACCATCATCGCAGAAGCACTAGTGGAACCACTGGAGTGGGTATCAATGTTCCATTTGGCCCAATTCCTTAAGTTCGCAATGATACCGGCTAAACTGTCGCTACGCAGGATCTTGCCAAAGGTTATAGCAACCATATCGGAAAGGATTAATTCAGAATGGAAAGCACTGAATAGAGTGCAACGCAATCTTTTAGGTACCGATAAAGAACATGAGTCAAGTGAAATGGTGGAGTCCAGGATAATGCATCTGTATTATTTACGGGTATATGCATGTATAGAAACTGGGCAGCAACTAATGGCATTAGTGGCCACACTCCTCAGGGCACGCAGCTCCCAAATAATCGAGCCAGAGTCACAACCCGGGTCAGATGACGTTATAATGGGCTCATCAGATCAAATATCGGTAGTTTTTGGCTCGCGAGAGCTGCTTACGAGTATATTGCAGTGCCTCTGTAGCGCACTGTGCTGGCCACATTGTAGATGTATAACGGAAGCACTGAGGTTACTCAGGACATATGCCAAAACGGCAGTGACGCTAGATAAATCATCTGTGAAGTTGTTCCAGGCGTTCGGGCCCGAAGTGCTTCTAGTGCTGCACAAACAGCTGCAGTCACAGCGGACATTCGACCCCCTGAACCTAGGTAACGCCGAGGCACACGGATCAACCACGACCGCCTATAAACGATTCTGGTCAAACACAAGGGATGGAAGCTCGAATTATATAAAGGAATTTGTAAATACCATGTGCAGCCTATATGAAGCCATGGTCAAGTGCCACCCAGGATTGTCAAGCGTAGTGGTACAAGGTGAAGTAAATGTACAGGCATTGTTGAATTATAGTGCCATTGTAGAGGTAATCAAGTTGCTGATGCCATACCTACAGGAACACGAATGTCTAACCTTCCTAACCAAAGTAATCGCACAAAACTCGATAGATTCAAGATCACTGCTCCAAGCAGGCGTAGAAGCAAATGTAGCA AACCAAGATGCCAGGACAAATGCCAAAATGACGCAAATGAACGCCAGTGTGTTAGAGACACGCTCATCCAAAG AGATTGAATGCTGCAGCACTGGAGAAAGCGATGACGAATTCCTAGGATCAGATATAGCATACCTGCTATTCGAGTAG
- a CDS encoding putative integral membrane protein, whose translation MASVMFDPPSFGPSNLKYEKLIATNLQHIRAEILYTEHNIGDLSNRFVSQRLLVTIQNKIDNVFALISVTEGYLSEWESDIARYPGLLDSRASLDKLKAQFNREVSRARQLADEVKSRSHMATSDTVNPTPLVYNVPGNSEVDYNFINSAKSDPDYEVSAIQHFDLIEFEGSSSLTDSLIETRNQGISHIRSQIEQARGIFSEIATIVSVQDGGLKSIERNLKESYDNSEEALRDIESLVVARSKNSRRRRLWLGGIALLSTTCIIYYYRFMRVG comes from the exons atggCGTCGGTTATGTTTGATCCGCCATCTTTCG GCCCTTCCAACTTGAAGTATGAAAAGTTGATTGCCACTAATTTGCAGCACATCCGTGCCGAGATTTTGTACACGGAGCATAAC ATTGGTGACCTTTCAAATCGCTTCGTATCTCAACGATTGCTTGTTACTATCCAAAACAAGATAGATAATGTATTCGCACTCATTAGCGTGACTGAAGGCTACCTGAGTGAATGGGAGTCCGACATCGCACGTTACCCTGGTTTATTGGATTCCAGGGCTTCGTTGGACAAGTTGAAGGCACAATTTAATCGTGAGGTATCACGTGCCCGTCAACTTGCTGACGAAGTTAAAAGTCGCTCACATATGGCAACTTCAGACACTGTTAACCCTACCCCTCTGGTTTATAACGTTCCTGGCAATAGCGAAGTGGACTACAACTTCATCAACTCTGCCAAGTCAGACCCTGATTATGAGGTTTCAGCCATTCAACATTTTGATTTGATTGAGTTCGAGGGTAGCAGTAGCCTGACTGATAGTTTAATTGAGACTCGCAATCAGGGTATAAGCCATATCAGATCACAGATAGAgcag GCTCGTGGTATCTTCAGCGAAATTGCTACTATAGTATCAGTGCAGGACGGAGGATTAAAGTCCATTGAGCGCAACTTGAAGGAGAGTTATGACAACAGCGAGGAGGCACTGCGTGACATCGAGTCGTTGGTAGTAGCTCGCAGTAAGAACTCCCGTCGCAG GCGTTTGTGGCTTGGTGGCATTGCTCTACTATCTACTACGTGCATAATTTACTACTACCGTTTTATGCGTGTAGGTTAG